In Paenibacillus durus, the DNA window GGCAATGATCGGTACCGTGCTATTCATATTCCCGCTGGGTCTGGTCCCCAGATTCATGCGACGCGCCGCCTGACTTTGGATTCTCATTATTCTACCCGAGGAGTGATTGTCATGAGTAACGAAGAACTGGAATATCCTGTGAATAGTGGAAAAACCTTCGCGAAAGGTCTTCTTATTGGCGGTCTGATCGGAGCGGCGGCTGCCCTCCTCTTTGCACCCAAGCCGGGACGCGAAATGCGCAGCGACCTCTCCGGTAAACTGAGCATAGCGACCGACAAGACCAAAGAATTCTCCGGTACGGTTACCGATAAGACGAAATCTCTAGCTACGTCAGTAGGTGGAAAAGTGGCCGATTTGGCCGGCACCGTATCCAGCAAGGTTTCCGATTTGGCCAGTACCGTGTCGTCCAAAGCATCCGGCATTAGGACAAGCGTCAGCGACAGCAAGCAGGAAATTGCCGCTACCTTGCAGGAAACCGGGAAGAAAGTCTCTGATACGGTCGAAGCTGCTTCCACAGAGGTAAGCGCAGATATTAAGGAGGCTTCCAAGGATATCTCCGAAGAAGCAAAGAGCGCTTCGGATGAGGTCAAAGCTGGCTATTAAGCGGCTTACTAATACGCGGTTGATTTAAACTTTATTCTTCCTCCAGCCGGCAGCCTGCTGCAATCAGCTGACTGCCGGTATACATGACGCCTTATTCCCAGAGCAGCCAACGCCCGCTCAGCTATAAGAACGCAGGAGGACTTTATGGGAAATTTGACAGGAAAGTCAAGAAACTGCGAAGTGGACGATCACCCGTTCGAACTCCGCCATGAAGTGAAGCGGCTCAACGCCCGGCTGGACCAAATCGCCGACTCCCTGGAGAAATCAGAGTTCAAGGATATACTCGAGAATTATACAGATCCCAAGAAGCGGATCATTACCAATCTCATGGCTGGTATTTCCCGGGGGCTCGGCCTATCTCTCGGCACCTTCATTGTGCTGGGCATACTGGGTTATATCGTCAGTCTGTTTGTTAACGTGCCGGTCATCGGCGAGTATCTCGCCGAAATTAAGAAGTATATTGACGCCAACAGTTAAAGGGCGCACCTAAATATAGGGCATGGTTCCGCTCCGGCGGTTCCATGCCCTATCCTATTTTAAAGAGATCTTTATCCATCAATAAGCCGAATTGGACATAATCTGTTTCAGCTTCTCGGTAGCCCGTTTCTGAATTCGCGATACGCTCATCTGCGATACACCCAGCTTCTGGGCGATCGCCCGCTGAGACTGCCCTTCCTGGAATGCCAGCAGCAGCACCTTCTGCTCCTGCTCCTTCAATTGTCCAAGCGCCTGCTGAAGGTCCATGCGCCGCTCTACGGTATCATAGTCGTTCGCATCCGAGCTGATCAGTTCGCCTAGCGTGGCGCCGGTCTCTTCCTGAGACAGCGGGGAATCGAGCGATACGTAATGGTAACATTCCCTTCCGGCAAGAACTTCCACCGCTTCCTCCACAGACAGATCAAGGTACCTCGCGATTTCCCCCACATCGGGTGAACGCTCCAGCTTGACGGTCAATTCGTCAATCGCCTGCTGGACCAAGGCGCCTTTTTCCTTGATCCGTCTGGGAACCTGTATGTACCAGGATTTATCGCGGAGAAAATTCTTCATATGCCCGATCATGCTCTTCATGGCATAGGGCTCAAAAGGAATGCCCAGGCTGATATCGTATTGCTGCAGGAGGCGGATCAGAGCCATCTGACCGACCTGATAGAGGTCTTCATAAAGATCGGGGCGGTTGCGGGCAATCTTGCCTGCGGCCATCTTGACCATCGGTTCGTATCTATGAATCAATGCGGTGGCTATATCATTATCTTTGGTCTGCTGATATTCCCAAATAAGAGAGACGGATTCGTCCAGGGACTCTGGGGGAGTCACTCTCTCATTCATACTCTCTCCTCGCTGAGATGAAG includes these proteins:
- a CDS encoding YtxH domain-containing protein, with the protein product MPGGIPGSMIAGFTGARLEAYSAALAPLPGNFAVAFGNDRYRAIHIPAGSGPQIHATRRLTLDSHYSTRGVIVMSNEELEYPVNSGKTFAKGLLIGGLIGAAAALLFAPKPGREMRSDLSGKLSIATDKTKEFSGTVTDKTKSLATSVGGKVADLAGTVSSKVSDLASTVSSKASGIRTSVSDSKQEIAATLQETGKKVSDTVEAASTEVSADIKEASKDISEEAKSASDEVKAGY
- a CDS encoding DUF5665 domain-containing protein: MGNLTGKSRNCEVDDHPFELRHEVKRLNARLDQIADSLEKSEFKDILENYTDPKKRIITNLMAGISRGLGLSLGTFIVLGILGYIVSLFVNVPVIGEYLAEIKKYIDANS
- a CDS encoding sigma-70 family RNA polymerase sigma factor; translation: MNERVTPPESLDESVSLIWEYQQTKDNDIATALIHRYEPMVKMAAGKIARNRPDLYEDLYQVGQMALIRLLQQYDISLGIPFEPYAMKSMIGHMKNFLRDKSWYIQVPRRIKEKGALVQQAIDELTVKLERSPDVGEIARYLDLSVEEAVEVLAGRECYHYVSLDSPLSQEETGATLGELISSDANDYDTVERRMDLQQALGQLKEQEQKVLLLAFQEGQSQRAIAQKLGVSQMSVSRIQKRATEKLKQIMSNSAY